The stretch of DNA cagcagaggaaaaccTATTACTCATAACCTGcacaccccaaacccttcaAGTGACTCCtggcagggaagcagctcccCGATTTGGGTCCTAGAGGACCAGGAAGgatttacatttcattttttgcaGTTAGAGCTCTTTTATTGTTACCTTTCCTAGGTGTGTGATTACAGGCAGAGTCAGGGCTTGTCATCACTGTAGTAGCGCTGCTTCATGGCTCGGTATTTCCTCAGGAAGTACAAAGCCTCCAGCTCCTTTATAACAAATTCTCCCCGGGCAATCAGTTGCTTAATTTTTTCAGGGTCTGTCTCATCTTTGTTTTTTAGAAAAGCTGCTTTCAAACGGCTTCTGAAGTAGTCTGCTCCTTTGGGATACTCTCTTCCAAGGTACAGCAGCttagagagaaaagaataatgtgtttttaattaACTGAGTGCACACTGAGAGGGGATTCATTTTCTGGTTAAGAAAAGTGCTGGTGGCATTTAAGACACTTACATTTTTGTACAGTTTTATAACTTCACTTCTTAAAGAATTCGCCATTCTCACATTTCAATGAACTCTCCTTGTgtcttttggtttgtttgggctTTGTTACCTGAAGGATAATCAATTTGAAATTAGCCTTCTCTGGAAGTCAGTAAACCACCTCAGCCTTCCTAAAACTTCTGTATCCTACTAAGCCCCATTCACTCTAATTCTAGTTCTAttctgtctcttctttttctttcttactttttattatatttagcTTTTCATTGTCTTTTCCCCTCCACcctcaaacagaaaataagaaacttCTAAGTAACTTTCAACAGCTGCAACACTTTGTGCTGTTCATTGGCTGCTTTCTCACACCCTTACAATTCTGTACCAGCTGGCCTAGCTGCTTCTATGGTCTGGTAAAAAACTGTATCTTCATATATACACATATCAAGTggtaaagatatataaatagaaTACATTGCTATGTgttttatatattcatatagCAACGTTTATAATAACATATtttcatgcatttatttttatctccatatatatttatgtattacaAATTcctgtaatatatatatatatatatatataaattttatacatatacatgtatattCCTGCAACTGTCGCATttataaattttactttttgaaGGACTCTTTAAGTGCATTACAAATTGAGTCCAGCGTGCACCGGCAAAACGTAAGGAAAAGTGACAAAGTAACCGATTTTTAGTTCTGTAAGcacaaaattacagaacagcctggcttggaaaggaccttaaagatgatctCGTCCCAAaccctgccgtgggcagggacaccttccactatcccagcttgctcagagccccgtccagcctggccctggacgCTGCGCAGCCAAAACCAAATCACAAGCGACCGGAATCCAGTCCAGCTCCCGCTGCGGGGCTCCTCGGGCCGCCACCTCGCCCTGGCTCTGCCTgccgccccgctcccccggAGCCATCCCCGCTTCCCCGCGGGTCCCGGCAAGGCCGCACCGGGACCTCACCCGCTGCTCCCGGAGCCGCCGCGGCGCCGCTTTCCGGCAGCGCCGGGAGCGCGTCCGGCCTGAGCCGCGCCTGCGCCGGGGCCTGCCGGGCTCGGCGGCCTGAGGGGCAGTGCCGCCGCTGCGGGACATGGTGCGGCGGGGAGGGGACTGCGGGCGGGATACGTGCGGGACAGGGGAAGGGTGAGGGGGTGGAGGAAAGCGGGGTGTTCCTCGTTAGCTACCGGAGTCCCGGGAGGTGGA from Poecile atricapillus isolate bPoeAtr1 chromosome Z, bPoeAtr1.hap1, whole genome shotgun sequence encodes:
- the LOC131592929 gene encoding electron transfer flavoprotein regulatory factor 1; the encoded protein is MANSLRSEVIKLYKNLLYLGREYPKGADYFRSRLKAAFLKNKDETDPEKIKQLIARGEFVIKELEALYFLRKYRAMKQRYYSDDKP